A genomic window from Rhodococcus sp. KBS0724 includes:
- the lysA gene encoding diaminopimelate decarboxylase, translating into MTLLDIFPSLRSAMTPRLDPALWPISTHHDQSGRICIGDVSLDEIADQYGTPTYVVDEADVRHRCRMYREIFPDAEIVYAGKALMIRAMAKWVSEEGLGVDVCSAGELTIALTAGMDPARIILHGNAKSVSELRAAANAGVGRIVLDSHSEALRLASVCTREQKVLIRVTPGVDIHGHKAVTTGVVDQKFGLPAFSEELDRAVAAVSAAPHLELIGLHCHLGSQITDPEHFRPAIGTMIAQMDDIRRTHGIILTELDLGGGHGIAYIPGDAQLDLTRLAIVVDESLDDACTRNRFPRPEIVLEPGRAIAARAGVTLYRVANIKTVSGGRTFVSVDGGMSDNPRVSLYNSRYDVELVNRHSNAPLEEVTVVGRHCESGDEISVGIQLPADLHEGDLLGVPCTGAYHHSMASTYNSVCRPPVIAVHGGVARPLIRRESINDLLAREVGI; encoded by the coding sequence GTGACGCTTCTCGATATCTTCCCGTCCCTACGCAGCGCAATGACACCGCGCTTGGATCCGGCCTTGTGGCCCATCAGCACTCATCACGATCAGAGCGGCCGCATCTGCATCGGCGACGTGTCCCTCGACGAGATCGCCGACCAGTACGGAACTCCCACCTATGTCGTCGACGAGGCGGATGTGCGCCACCGCTGCCGGATGTACCGGGAGATCTTCCCCGACGCGGAAATCGTGTACGCGGGCAAGGCACTCATGATTCGGGCGATGGCAAAATGGGTCTCCGAAGAGGGACTGGGCGTGGATGTCTGCTCTGCCGGGGAACTCACCATTGCACTGACGGCAGGCATGGACCCGGCGCGAATCATCCTGCACGGCAATGCAAAGTCTGTCTCCGAGCTCAGAGCAGCCGCCAACGCCGGTGTCGGCCGGATAGTTCTCGACTCCCACAGCGAAGCACTACGGCTGGCATCGGTATGCACGCGGGAACAGAAAGTGCTGATCCGAGTCACACCCGGTGTCGACATTCACGGGCACAAGGCGGTAACCACCGGCGTCGTCGACCAGAAGTTCGGCCTGCCGGCATTCTCCGAGGAATTGGATCGTGCGGTCGCCGCCGTCAGCGCAGCACCCCACCTCGAACTAATCGGCCTGCACTGCCATCTCGGCTCGCAGATCACCGATCCCGAACACTTCCGCCCGGCGATAGGCACGATGATCGCCCAGATGGACGACATTCGTCGCACACACGGGATCATCCTCACCGAACTCGACCTCGGCGGTGGACACGGAATCGCGTACATCCCGGGCGACGCACAACTCGACCTGACTCGACTGGCAATCGTTGTCGACGAATCACTCGACGACGCCTGCACCCGAAATCGCTTCCCCCGACCCGAAATCGTGCTCGAACCCGGCCGGGCCATCGCTGCGCGGGCCGGGGTCACCCTGTACCGCGTGGCGAACATCAAAACCGTCAGCGGCGGAAGAACATTCGTCTCCGTCGACGGTGGTATGAGCGACAATCCGCGAGTGTCGTTGTACAACAGCCGCTACGACGTCGAATTGGTCAACCGACATTCGAATGCACCGCTCGAGGAAGTGACCGTCGTGGGGCGGCACTGCGAATCGGGAGACGAAATTTCCGTCGGCATACAACTTCCCGCAGATCTCCACGAAGGTGATCTGTTGGGAGTGCCGTGCACCGGCGCCTATCACCACAGCATGGCGTCCACATACAACAGCGTGTGCCGGCCGCCGGTGATTGCCGTACACGGCGGCGTCGCACGACCACTGATCCGACGCGAATCGATCAACGACCTGCTCGCCCGCGAGGTCGGTATCTGA